The sequence ATCAAACTGAGACTCACATAAATAAAAAGCAACAGTAAACACCTCTAAAAGTGTAAATCTGCAACATGGAATTCTTGTTAAAAGACCATACATACTTTCTGACAGTTCAGACACCACCAAATCATATCGTCACAAAGTGTAAGGCCACGGCTAACATGTTATGTCTGATTTGCGCGGTTCTTCTATTCAGATAATGTTGACTTCAGTTCACCCGCGCTATGTAATTCCAGCACAATATCACATCCTCCTACAAGTTCACCTTTGTAATACAGCTGCGGATAAGTTGGCCAGTTGGAGAAGGTCTTCAATCCCTGCCTCACTTCTTCATCGGAAAGAATGTCAAAGGATCCAAAATCAACCCCTTCCTCCTTCAAGGCGTTTACCACCTTGGAGCTGAAACCACACCTCGGTGAATCTGGTGTACCCTTCATAAAGAGCATTACAGGTGAGGAATTTAATAGATTCTTTAAACGGTCTTCAAGACTCTCTTTCCGATGTATCCCCTTCTCAGTTAGAACCTTCCTAAACTCACCGCTTTTTTGCATCTCCAGTACTATGTCTGATCCGCCAATAAGTTCACCCTTTATGTATAGCTGCGGATAACTAGACCAGTTGGAGTAAACTTTCAGGCCTTGACGGACTTCATCATCAGTAAGAATGTCAAAACTCTCAAACTCTACTTTCTCCTGTTTAAGAATTTCCACCACCTTTCTGCTGAACCCACACCGGGgttcattggttgttcctttcATAAAGAGCATAACTGGGCTAGAATTGATTAGACCTGAAAGACGAGTAGTCAGGACATCACTCAAACCAGATGGTTGAGCGATGCCACCCTTTCCACCAGCAGTTTCATTTGGTTTAGCTTCACGAGAATCAGAGATCCCAACCCCGTGATCCTTGAAAACTTCTGTAAGTTCACCACTCTCATGCATAGTTATAACAATATCACAACCACCAAGAAGTTCACCCTTGCAGTACAGTTGAGGATACGTTGGCCAATTGGAAAATTTCTTCAGCCCCTCGCGGACTTCATTGTCCGTCAGAATATCAAAACTTCCAAATTTGACCTTCTCTTTCTTCAAAATATCAACTACTTTCTGACTAAAACCACACTGGGGTGCGTCAGGAGTCCCTTTCATGAAAAGCAAAACTGGATGAGAAGCAACCAGCTGCTGAAGTCGCTTTGTTAGGCGATCATCAAGACCGGAACTTGACCCTTGAAGGGTGCCACCATTTTCTCTAGCTAATTCCTGAACTGCTTCAAGAACAGTGGCACCTGCAGCCATTCCTAGGCTAGCAGGAGCGGCAGGATCCCCAGGAGTGATTGACCCAGCAATTTTGGCAACCTTGTTAGCCAAACTAGAAGGATCGGCCCCTTCCAATGTATCAACAGTCATACCTTCCTAAAATGAGCAAAACAATAGCACGTCATAGATAACATAACAAGCAAAAGCATAGGTTCACATCAAAGATCATTGTTCAAATGTCACAGACAATCACAGATGAAAGTCATAACTAATACCACTTATAGGATGGAACCTAACAAAATTTCTTATTAAATTCACACAATTAGTGATCACCTTCAGTTAAGTTTTCAATCTTAAGTGGTTATATTGTTGAGCATCTTCTGAATATATTTGTTATTTCGAAGACATACATTTTCTATGCAAAAAGTCTCCTTATAAATCGGTATACTGTTGTTCAATAATATGGAAATTATTAGGTTAATAGTGTAATTAAAGGGTTGAAAAAGAATCCTCAACCCAATACTTCATTTTGTTGGAAAACACACATAAATTCACTGAGTTCACCGAACTAAGGAAAGTGAGAAGACAACTAGCAGTAATATCATCATGATTCTCATAGCCGGGTCTAGTAGCTATGCAAAACCAAACATCACGAGTGGTGGGTCTTGAACAAAGCCGGGGAGAGCAGTTCTTTACGATAACTGGTGGATGAGCTGAGGATCACTTCTGCTGGTGATCCTCCAAAAAAGTAGGGTCATAGGAGGGTTTATTGGGAGTCAGAAGCAAGCTGAGCAAAATGCAGGTAGAAGTCGCACAAGAAGAGGGTGAGACATTCATTCCTTTATTTATTCAGAAGGAGAGAAAAGTTTACTAACAGAAACAGTACTTGGGCAAGGAAAGCAAATTCCCATGTGAGTTACCTTGAAGAAGACAAAGTAAGGAACAGCAGAAACAGAGTGCAGCTCAGATATCTCAGGCTGTTCTTCAGCTTCAACCTAAAAGACAAAGATAGAAGCAAATGAATCACTGTCAGAGACGTGCTGATACTtcagactgagtttgagaaaattTCAGTAGCATGGGAACAACTATTATAGAAGAGAAGTTCAGCCCCAATTCACTATGCTAGAACAAACAACTATTTGAGCGTCCTGTGTTCTCCACTTCACTACTTGTAGGAGTAAAATTTGAAGTACCAAATCAAGATAAGACTGCAGCAAATCAAGAGCATTATAATATAGCTACGCAACTGGTTATCAGTAAAAATATAATATAGCTAAGCAGCCACAAGAACACATCTATCTGTGTGCGCTCATTCATGGAGATAAGTTACAAACAAATCCTGAAAGTCTTCCTTTCTTCTTTAAAAATTTGTGCAAGCCAAAAGGTGCTACATAAATTAGAATGGCGGTATACTTGTTTATCCTTACCTTTGTGCGTTTGTTTGAGTAAATAATGCATGTTTATTTCCTCGAGCTGCTTCTATTCTTCAACATCTTCCATAGAATGCGACAATCAGTTCTTTAGAGGTAACAGTAATTGCTTAATAGAGCAAAGATGTCTATTTGTCCCAAGTTTGACCCAAAAAGTTTTAACAGTAGCTCCCTAAAGGTTCACCAGAGTTGGCCTATAGAATATTGGGTAGCATTAGAAGAGAACCATATTTTGGTATAGATTCTCTATATTTTGGCATACTGCTAGTATACGAGAGGTttctcaaattaataaaattatttatcttaTTCAAAAAATTGTTTAATGCAAACCAAGACTTACTCACCAAAAGGAAAATCTAAGTGTTACTAAAAGAATGGGCTACAAAACCCTAAACCCTTAGAAGCATATCTTCCCAAAACAAACCTTAAACTAAACCCTCCAAACATAAGCAATATCTCAATCAAAACATCTTTCAATAGGACATCATAAAATGGCATCCAGCACGGCTTGCACGCATTTGACTATTCTACCAATGGTAAACCTGCTCACCAAGGCTAGGGTTTATAACACAGATTCAAACATATAATCTCCAAGTTGTTACTCCAATGCCTAAACCACTCGACCATATTGATATCTATaatacacaaataaaaatacatatactttcTGAGTTTTTCTTTAATATGAAAACTGAAGAGGTTTACACTGATGCACTTGGAAGCTTCACATTATGAGAGCTTCAGTCTACTAATGAATGAGCTACCAACCCTAAACcctcaaaacacaaccaaaacaaacccAGAGAACCCTCTCCAAACAAAAAGAGCATACCAAACAGAAAGTAATAATCCATCAGGGCATTTCATAGctcattcaacaacaacaacaacaacaaacccagtgtattcccacaaagtgaagtctggggaaggtaaaatgtacgcaatccataccgctacctccgaagaagtaggctgtttccgatagacccccggcttattTTGTCCATCTGCTTAAAGTTTCACATCATGAAgttaaaagtgtaaaaaaaaaactaaaccctTCACACCATAgttacccaaaaaataaaaaaataaaaaaaacaacccCAACAAGAACATATCAAGCAGAAAACCTATCAATAACTCATTAATATAATTCATAGACCATTCAAAGTTCCATAAGCTATCTTGATTTTGCTTCTTTTCTTTAGTATAAGAATGAAAACAGCAGCAGTAATAtatccaaaaaaacaaaaaataccagAAATcgatcaataaataaaaaaagatataaacTTGGTCCATCTACTTAAAAGTTTCACATCAGGAAGCTAAAACTATACAAAATCCTAAACCCTTCATACCATAAttactaacaacaacaacatacgcgctatattcccacaaagtggggtctcaGGAGGGATGTCCATATCACTACCttagaggtgagatagagaggttgtttttgatagacccccggctcaagacaaaaacagCCGAGAAAAGACAAAGTATAGGAACAAGAAACAATAGGTATTGGcacaacaaataataacataaacaagtGTCCACAAAAGTAATCCTACACATGATCTATCCAAAACAACAAACACCACCCACGCTCTAAAACAATCCTAGCACTATGATTGCTAGCACGGATAACAAACAACGCACTCCTGCTTGTAAGCAGGGACGCACTCCTTCCTACTATCTTTTTACCCTAATTTGCATCCTCTActccttcctatctagggtcatgtcctcgataagttgaagttgctccatgtcatgtctaatcacctcccccaatatttcttcggtctacctctacctcgcctgAATCTATCAATAACCAACTTCTCACACCTCTGGGGCATGTATCCCTACTCCTCACATGCATGAACCATCTCAACCCTCGCTTCCCGCATCTTGAcatccaccgaagccactcccactttatcttgaataacctcatttctaattctGTCTTTCCTAGTAAACCCACACATTCATCGCAACATCcacatctctgccaccttcatcttttggatgtAAAAGTTTTTGACTGGCCAGTACTCAGGCCTATACAACATAATTGGTCTAACGgtcactctgtagaacttgcctttaagtttagGGAGCACCCtgttatcacacaagactccgaTGTGAGTCTCCATTTCATCCATATTGCGCCAATACTGTGAGAGAAATCCTCATCAATCTTTCCATTTtcctggatcatagacccaagatacttgaaactatctctttTTTGAATGGACTAAATATCAAGTTTTACTACCTCGTCAACCTCCTATATCAcctcactaaacttgcactctaaatattccatcttggtcctgctcaacctaaaccGTTTAGTCTCTAAGGTTTGTCTCTAAACCTCCAACTTAGAATTAACCACCACGAGTCTCGTCAATAAGAACTAAATCACTcgcaaatagcatacaccaaggcacctcaccttaaATATGTCACATCAATACATCCAttaccaaggcaaataaaaagggctaagagtcgatccctaatATAACCCCATCAAGACAAGAAGTGTTGCGAGTCTCCTCCCACAGTTCTTACATGAGTCTCGGCTCCACCGTATATGTCCTTAATCGCCTAGTATATGCCACAGGTACACCTCTAGCCTCTAAGCACGTCCAAACAACCTCTCTAGGAACTTTGTACAAGCCTTTTCTAAGTCGATAAACACTATATGCAAGTTCTTCCTCTCCCTGTACTGCTCCACTGGTCTCTTTATGAGATAGATGGCCTCTGTAGTTTGAGCGTCCAGGCCTGAATCTGAACTGAGTCTCAGAAATAATCACAATCATTCTTAATCTCAACTCTACTACCCTCTCTAAAATCTCCAGAGTCTGGcttaacaacttaatacccctatagttattgcaattcTAGATGCCACCCTTGTTCTTGTACAATGGAATCATTGTACTCCATCTCCAATTTTCGAGCATCCGTCCTAGAAAATGACATTAAACAATTCCGTCAGCCATTCCATGCTTGCCACTCCTGTGTACtccaaaaatccaccagaatCTCGTTTGACCAGTCGTCTGACCCCTATGCATCCTACGAATAGCACCcttaacctcctcaaccttaatgtGCCACCAATAACTAAAGTTGTGAAGCCTCTCAAAGTACTCCAAATCCCCCGCACAATACTAAAGTATGGAATAAAGACTGGCATCTCCTCTTAATGAGAACCtcctccaccaaaactttgcCATCCACATCCTTCGTGCACTTCACACCATAATtaccaaaaagaaataataataaaaacaacccCAACAAGAACATATCAAGCAGAAAATCAATCAATAACCCATCAATATATTTCATACATAATTCCAAATTCAATAAgctatctttattttgcttttcttttagtatgaaagaaaatagaggTGATCGTATATCCAAAAATAATACcagaaatcaacaacaacaacatagccaGTGTCCCACAAAGGGGGGTCTGGAAAGGTTAgcgtgtacgcagaccttacagCTACCTTATAGGTAGacaggttgtttccgataaattAAAAAGATACAAACTTGGTCCATCTCCTTAAAAGTTTCACATCATGGAGCTAAAAGTGTACAAAACCCTAAACCCTTcacacacaaataaaaaataaaaatctaaacaaCCCCCAACAAGATCATACCAAGTAGATAATCAATCAATAACCCATGAATATATGTTGacgaataaattaaaaaagacatAATACCAGAAATTATAAAAAGATACAAAATTTATAGACTTGTCTATCATATAAGcacatatacgtatacatatatatacatatatgaaaatAGAGAAAGATTAGCATACTCTGAGAAAATGGGCATGTGGGAAATCAGTAGAAAGGTGAGAAAAGACTTGATCCATGTGCTTAGAAGCTTCACACCATGATGCCCAAAAGTGCAAAATTACTGGTGATCCATCGCCCACTATCTTGTCAAGCTCCCCTTTTGATTGTACTTCCTTCACTCCGGCCATTCTTGATTCCTTCCGATTTCTCTAATCTCCACGCAAATTgagttttcttctcttttatacTAACCTAGTACACCGATTCTATTACTTcccgttttaaaaaaataacttatcacaaatttaaaaaaaataaaatcactttTGAATCGTgtaatcttaaattaaaattgtatcaaatatattaaaatatcttttagttttatcctaaagtaaaaaattgaaattaatgtattacaaaaaaaaaattattcttgttGAAActgattaaaaaggaaagtaggtcattctccATTAGACAGGgggagtattattattattataaaaattgaatatagttttgtttaaattgatttatacccGTAATTGTAAAAACTAACAAAATTATCTAACTTAATCAATTTAATTGAAACATATATTAaatctataatgtatatctatatctataatttataatctatatctataatctataatctatatctataatttataatctataatctatagtttatatctataatctatatctatatctataatatcttaaaagtgtgaaaaccttaaaaatgttatttaaactttttgtgcTTTATTAAAATACGATAaaattgtcatttattattttttaattatattttaaaaataaaaaattctcattattttttataaactaGACATATAATAGGAGCCCCAACAAACATTATCTTAGATATATAATAGGAGTCCTAACAaacattatcttatttttggcaaaataaaaacgtacaaatataaatataatgtaaAAAGGAAAGATATTGTAGGAGTCCAAAGACattgtcttttttcttttggcAAAAAGAAATACGTATATTTTGCAAAAATTAGAAAACtcttttttgtgaaaaataaaaaaatctcatttacatttttgacaaaatatttttaatttagaaaataaaaatcgAGGTAAGAGTCCTTTTTAGATTATAgtagtccttttttttttttttctctttcacaaTCATAGTATcctaatataaattatataggagtcaaaaattaaattcttttttggtTTATGAATGCTCCTTATATAAATGGAGTAGCTTTGTTTGGTGATTAAATTACGTGAATAAAAGGTACGTACgcacagtttttttttttctcttaatgttttttgtttttttgttcaatttttgtGCAATTCACTTTATTGTCATGTTATCAATTGTCCATTTGGATTGATAATAAATCATTATCAATTTCTCACAAATTCGACTCCAAATTTATGATTAGCTTAAATTATTTGACCATGAAAAGTGTTTGGCTCTATTTGAGTGGTTGTCATCTATTATATGTATTATGTTCTtagttaaaatataatattttgattgtctcactttcatatttttttctctatttgtttTGTTAaagtgattttattttgatggaTACATTTTAAAAGGGAAAGAATTGGAATTCTATATAAGAAACTTCAATAGAAGAAAGGCAAGGCTTGGGTGCTTGATACCGGAATTATCAAGAAGATAAGAAAacacactcaaaacagtccataaatccGAAGATTCAAGGGCCGTTTAGAGACCACACTCgaattcaacaataacaacaacaatgacgAGATAAAGGGTGTGTTTTAACACCGAAACAGCCAATCCAAAGTTAGATTAACAGCAACAATATgaagacaagatgaacaacaacaaagatATAACAATGACAACAAGTCACAGGTTACAATACTAGAACAGGAACACCAACGATTAGGATAatgtaaagatagaaagatagacaaatggagatgtaatattaacaacccaaaagcttattccactcttggacctttaataccacacacaacataaacctatctcttacgtgacctcaagggaaccgaaatccccaagcaaccaacgtttctaagcaagctaccaacacaaggattccaccttgcaagACACTCTAAGGCGCTCTCAAaacatatcatcaaagtctaaatgacaaaatgacctaattgttctatttatagtctaggtcAACACTTGTTacataaatgaccaaaaggcccttaatgagcccaAACAAAGGGGCTTGGCTCTCCTGGAcagctttggagtgttgggacttgttctacacttcaaagcttgttccttggttAGGCAGCCCCATAAGCTCGGGTCTTTCCTCGCGTCTTCATATCCTCGAGTtctaagatgcctctttgacccgtattatcctcccctccttagaaaggattcgtcctcgaatcTACAACGTGCAAAATAAtaggaaggacaagcaaacacaagttcctcaaggtatgagggttaggattagtgtaatcaatcataaCATCATGCCAAGGTGGCTCAAATTTCACATATAACCAAACATCCCTCTAATTCTCAAAAATGACACACCAATCACGGAAAACCCGAATTACATTCAAGACATGCTTAGCATCAACATAACCATGCCCAAACAATGCACACACGTCATTCCCGAATATGATTTGAAATG comes from Capsicum annuum cultivar UCD-10X-F1 chromosome 2, UCD10Xv1.1, whole genome shotgun sequence and encodes:
- the LOC107859094 gene encoding monothiol glutaredoxin-S17, with protein sequence MAGVKEVQSKGELDKIVGDGSPVILHFWASWCEASKHMDQVFSHLSTDFPHAHFLRVEAEEQPEISELHSVSAVPYFVFFKEGMTVDTLEGADPSSLANKVAKIAGSITPGDPAAPASLGMAAGATVLEAVQELARENGGTLQGSSSGLDDRLTKRLQQLVASHPVLLFMKGTPDAPQCGFSQKVVDILKKEKVKFGSFDILTDNEVREGLKKFSNWPTYPQLYCKGELLGGCDIVITMHESGELTEVFKDHGVGISDSREAKPNETAGGKGGIAQPSGLSDVLTTRLSGLINSSPVMLFMKGTTNEPRCGFSRKVVEILKQEKVEFESFDILTDDEVRQGLKVYSNWSSYPQLYIKGELIGGSDIVLEMQKSGEFRKVLTEKGIHRKESLEDRLKNLLNSSPVMLFMKGTPDSPRCGFSSKVVNALKEEGVDFGSFDILSDEEVRQGLKTFSNWPTYPQLYYKGELVGGCDIVLELHSAGELKSTLSE